The nucleotide sequence AGATCTAGGCTTTGCGGAAGTTCTACTGCTTTATTTTCAGGATATCTACTTCTCCAAAAAAACAAACGGAGAAAATTTCTTAAAGGCTTGGAATCCTCCTGTAGGAGACAGTTACCAAAAAGAATTGGTAGAATCTGCGCGTAATGTTCTTCTTCATAAGAAACCTGCGGATAAGATCAAATGTTCTCCTAAAAAACAATATTATTCGCTATGTAGAATGCTTCGCCTTGGGAGTTATATGGCGGATTTTAAACTCTCCGATCCGAATCATGATCGGGAATATACGAATCTACATAGAATACTTTCTCCTTTTCCCGGGGTCAGCGATCCGGAGGAGAAGGAGCTAAAACATATTCCTTTCTTATCTAATTTTCTTCCGAATATTGCGGATTATCTTTCCGAGCTGGGATTTGCAAGAGATGCGATCCAATTTTCTAAAATAGGGATCGTTTCCGAAAATTTGGGCGGAAGAATGTTGTCCCATTCCTACGAAAAACTGGCGTATTATTATTTGGTGGATGGAGATCCGAATTCCGCAGAAAAAGTCTTAAAATACGTCGTTGATAGACAAGGAGAGATGGCTCCTGTTTACAAAAATTCATTATATCTGAAGTTAGGCACTCTTGCATATTTGCAAGGTGAGCCTGCAAGAGCTTTGGATTATTATCTGAATCTCGACTTTCTACATTGGTCTACCAAGATACTTCATCCATTTTTGGGCGAGCCGATCTCGATCAATAGCGCTCGTGATTTGGTTTCCGTGGCCGTCTGGAAATCTAAAAATTCTCATAAGGCAGTAGACGCTCTCCAGTCGGTTAGTACTCCGAAAAATCTAACCGAAGACGATCTATTTACTAAATTAAGGATTATTCAAATACTTTCCGAAGACGAGCCAGAGGTAGCTTCCAAGCTTGCGATGGATTTAAGCTTTCTAGCACAGAGTAAGGGATGGAGAAGAGTAGAATATTCCGCTACATTACTCCATGGATTTTTGCAGTTAAAGACGAATAATCTCAGAAAAGCTATCATAGAATTCACCAAAGCAGGTGGAATCTTAAAAGAAGATCCGGCTTATAAAGAAGAATGGATCCGATTGAACGGCTTATTTCTTTCTCATAAAGAATCCTCGAATCTCCGAGGAGTAAAAGGTTTCTTAGATCAGGCTCTTAAAATTTCCGCTTCCGGTGTTACGGATGATAAAACTTTCGAGATCAAAAACTATCTGCCTCCTTCCTTTGGAAGTAAAAGTTTAGAGAACTCAGCCATCGATTTTTATATCAGACATGGATATACAAACGATCTACTTTCGTTTATGATCCATTATGAGGAGAATTCGGAACTTCAGGAGGACGATTCTCCTCCAGATCTGGCCATTCTCAAGACCCATATTAGGATCTCTAGATACAAAGGATTTTATCCCCCTGGAAGAGAACCTTGGAAATCCGCCTGGTCCGAAATGAGAGCCAAGGAATCCGCTCGAATTAGAGAGGAATCCGACCCAATCAAAAATGCGAATTTCAAAAAGTTAACTCATCCATTGATTGCAATTTTTGTGAAAGATAAGAGAGTATTTCTATTTCACAAAGACGGAGATTCTTCCGAGTTGGAAGCAAGGGAATTGAATACCGAAAATCCTTCCAGTTATACCGCTCAGTCTGCCTTAAGAAATACTATGGAATCCTTTTCCAAAAAAGACAAGGTCCAAATTTATCTGAATTCTCCGGGAGTCGAAGCTGCCGAGTATCTCAGGAAGGAATTCCCGGATTCGGAGATCAAATTATTCCTTAGATTCGATAAAAGGGATGAATCCGACTCCGCAAAAAAAGTATTCGGCCCAGCTTGTGAGAACCTTTTTCCAAAAATCCTTCCTGAAGGGGACGGGCATTTAGGTTGGCAATCCTTTCCATTACAATATTATGATGGTTCTAAACTGCTCCAAGGAAAGTCAGCGTTACTTGTTTGGAACATGAAGGTGACTTCTAAATCTCCTAACGGTCTTAGGGACTATGAATGGTCTTGCGGATCCGATTCTATTTCTTTCAGAAAAGCAAAGCGCAGATTGGATTTCAGGAATTTGCCTGATAGGATCGCATTCACTAAGGATTCTCTGAATGGTTCCGGTTGGGGAGATAAATCCGAGGATTTTCTGGACTGGGCCAGGTTCTGGTTATCCGCAGGAACTTCTCGCCTTTACTTTGTTAAATACTGGAATCCCGAGTCGGAATCCGACATAAATTTATTAGAAAGACTCGCGAACGAAAATGGGGACCCGAACCTGAATTCTAGAGTCTTAAAAATGGTCCGAAACGCTGAATAAATCACTTAAACCGAGTTCGGTAAAAAGGGAAATTTTCATTTTTTCGGCTCCAAAACACTCGACAATGGACCGTTTTTCATGGATGGTATCACAGATAGATGGACCCCGACAGTAGAAGCCGGATTTTTCCGGACCAAAGCCATATTTTTCCCACCTTGTTTTATTCTTTCGATCTAGCAATCCGCCTAAATCTTACATTCGGAAGATCTTGCCGTTAATGGATGTGATTGGATTTTTCGTAATTCTTCTTCTTATTTTTGCAAATGGATTTTTCGTGTCCGCGGAATTTGCCCTTGTCTCGATCCGACCTTCTCGTTTGGAAGAATTGATTAGAGACGGAAGACCGATGGCAGTTTTAACCAAAAAAGCGGCCAGTATGTTAAACGATATGCTCTCCGTCTGCCAGGTGGGGATCACGATCGCGAGTTTACTTTTAGGTTGGGTGGGAGAAGGTTATCTGTCCAGTTGGATAGAACCTATTTTTCATTATGCAGGTTATCCCGACTCGGATTTGACGATTCATGGTGTAGCGGTCGCGATCTCGTTTGCATTGATCACATTTTTGCATATTCTATTGGGCGAACTTCTTCCCAAAACTGTTGCAATCCAAAAGACAGAGACCATGGCTTTGGTGACAAGCGCACCTATATTCTTCTTTTATTATTTATTTTTTCCTATTACGTTTTTCTTAAATGGAATGACTACTTTTCTATTAAGGATGATCGGGTTTAAGGAAGATTCTCATCGGATCATCCATTCTCCTGAGGAATTGATGATCCTCATCCAGGAACAGAATAAACAGGGAAATATTGACCAAGAAGAATTCCAGATCATCCAAAATACTTTCCAGTTCTCCGAACATTTGGCGAAAGATGTGATGACTCATCGACTCAGTATTGTGGGAATCCCTGCGGACAGCCAAATGGACGGGGTCCTTTCTATTATTGCTGAACATCATTTTTCCAGGTATCCTGTGTACGAAGGAACTACCGATAATATAGTAGGTATCGTTCACGTTCAGGCTTTTCTTGCATGGCTTTCCGAATCCAAACGGAACAAGAAGGCAAAAGTCACTACAATCATGCAACCTCCTATCGTGGTTCCGGAAGGAATGTCAATAGAAAAGGTCCTTCAGAAGTTGCGCCTTGCAAAACAGCATATGGCTATTGTTATCGACGAATACGGAGGAGTTTCGGGACTACTTACTATGGAGGACATAGTAGAAGAAGTTTTCGGAGAGATCCGGGATGAGACCGACGATCATGAAATCGATGCCGTTCCGTCACATTCTCCTGATGCATTCGATATAGATGGAGAAACCGAACTAGACGAATTAAAAGAGATCCTAACCGGGATCGAAGAAGAAGAGTTGAACGATATTCGAACTATTGCCGGCTTTATTTTAGATAAAGTAGAAGATATGCCTAAAGAAGGAACTGAAGTTGTGATCCCGGAAGGTAAACTAACCGTAGAAAAAATGGATGGGAATAAGATCATGACCGTTCGTTTTACTCGACTTTCGGCTCCTTCTTCCTTTGCGATTTAAGTTGTAAATCTAGTTGATCGGTTTTGGATCTGTAAGTATGGACAAAAAGGATATTCTGATCGCAGTCAGCGGAAGTATCGCGGCTTTTAGAGCTTGCGAACTAGTACGTAATCTTACCAAAGAAGGTTATCCTGTTTCCGTGATCATGACGGAGAACGCCACCAAGTTTATAGGTCCGATCACATTCGAGGCTCTTACCGGTAAAAAGGTGCAGGTGGACGAGTACGAGCAAGGAATGGCCCATATCGATGCAAGGAATCGTGCGGCCGTGATTGCAGTTGTACCTGCTACGGCAAATATTATTGCTAAAATGGCTAATGGAATTGCGGACGATCTTGTAACTTCTACCTATCTTGCTGCGAAATGTCCAGTATTGGTCGCTCCTGCAATGAATCCGAATATGTTCACTCATCCAGCCACACAAAGAAATCTTGCGCGTCTGAAAGAGGACGGAGTAATCATATTAGATCCACAAGAAGGCGTTGTGGTTTGCGGTGACGAGGGTTACGGTAAACTGGCCGATGTTCCGGTGATGCAAAAAAAGATCCTGGAATTGTATCTAAAAACTTCTCAATAAGACGTTCTTCCTTTGAATAAATATTCAAAAATTATAATAAGTTCGGGACCCACCAGAGAGTGGATAGATCCCGTACGTTTTATTTCAAACGCTTCTTCCGGAAAAATGGGTTATTGTTTGGCCCAAGAAGCGGCTCATTTAGTTCAAGATATCGTCTATATTCGAGGATTAACAGAACCGAAATATTCCGAACCTAAGGGTGCGAGAGTTATCAAGGTGGAAACAACTTTAGAAATGAGAGACGCAGTCCTAAAGGAAGTGGGTTCTTCTTGTATTCTTATCATGGCTGCTGCTCCCGCTGATTTTCGTCCCAAAAATGCAAACGAGTCCAAGATCAAAAAAGAAGAAGGTAACGACACCTTAGTTCTGGAGCTGATCAAAAACCCGGACATACTTGTTTCGGTTCAGGAAAAGATCCAGGCGCATAATCTAAAAGACGTGCTTCGTATCGGTTTCTCCGCAGAGACCGACCTATTGGACCAAAATGCACTCGGTAAACTTAGGAAGAAAAATCTGGATTATATCGTAGGAAATTACGTGGGAAAAGACTCCAAGGGTTTTGGAGATCTGGATACCAGCGTGATCATTTATGGAAAAGAAGGTTCCAAAAAGGAGATCGGTCCCGCTTCTAAGGAGACCATAGCAAAAGGTATTTTAGAATATTTGGATATTCTTTCTAAACAGGAAAGTATTAGATAAGAGCCTGTCCCAAATGGTCCAATCTCCTGATGCCCGGGACTTGGTATTGACCGAGGCTCTATATTTTGGTGCGGATTATAAGATTATTTAAAGACTGCTTTGGCTTCGTCTAAAGTATGATAGATCGACACTTTTTTAGGTAATTCCATTAATCGGATCACATTCTCTAAGAAATGATTCAATCCTCCGATTACGATTTTTCCGTTATGCTGGTCTACGGTCTTGATAAGCGTTAAGAGAGTTGCAACCCCGACACTATTGATATATTCCAAAGAAGAAAGATCCAATATGATCTCGTAGATCCCTTCATCGAAAACGAAATTGATCTTTCTGGAAATCTCGAAAGCGTTCGTATTCGTCACTTTTCCGTTCATTATGACGATTAGAACTTCTTTGTCTCCGACGGAGTCTTTTTTAGTTTCTATGTACAGGCCTTCGAATTCCGTTTTTGCCATTTTA is from Leptospira sp. WS58.C1 and encodes:
- a CDS encoding tetratricopeptide repeat protein is translated as MQNAILNIRKIGGISLIFKYIPFLLISFCSFCTSLSAQSRNDYGWTGSPGNFYLLMDGKSVLTKETDFNSFPEGLNGVQKSEFALLAGEYLLLNKDSGKFSNLINTIRKEKDLGFAEVLLLYFQDIYFSKKTNGENFLKAWNPPVGDSYQKELVESARNVLLHKKPADKIKCSPKKQYYSLCRMLRLGSYMADFKLSDPNHDREYTNLHRILSPFPGVSDPEEKELKHIPFLSNFLPNIADYLSELGFARDAIQFSKIGIVSENLGGRMLSHSYEKLAYYYLVDGDPNSAEKVLKYVVDRQGEMAPVYKNSLYLKLGTLAYLQGEPARALDYYLNLDFLHWSTKILHPFLGEPISINSARDLVSVAVWKSKNSHKAVDALQSVSTPKNLTEDDLFTKLRIIQILSEDEPEVASKLAMDLSFLAQSKGWRRVEYSATLLHGFLQLKTNNLRKAIIEFTKAGGILKEDPAYKEEWIRLNGLFLSHKESSNLRGVKGFLDQALKISASGVTDDKTFEIKNYLPPSFGSKSLENSAIDFYIRHGYTNDLLSFMIHYEENSELQEDDSPPDLAILKTHIRISRYKGFYPPGREPWKSAWSEMRAKESARIREESDPIKNANFKKLTHPLIAIFVKDKRVFLFHKDGDSSELEARELNTENPSSYTAQSALRNTMESFSKKDKVQIYLNSPGVEAAEYLRKEFPDSEIKLFLRFDKRDESDSAKKVFGPACENLFPKILPEGDGHLGWQSFPLQYYDGSKLLQGKSALLVWNMKVTSKSPNGLRDYEWSCGSDSISFRKAKRRLDFRNLPDRIAFTKDSLNGSGWGDKSEDFLDWARFWLSAGTSRLYFVKYWNPESESDINLLERLANENGDPNLNSRVLKMVRNAE
- a CDS encoding hemolysin family protein, producing MDVIGFFVILLLIFANGFFVSAEFALVSIRPSRLEELIRDGRPMAVLTKKAASMLNDMLSVCQVGITIASLLLGWVGEGYLSSWIEPIFHYAGYPDSDLTIHGVAVAISFALITFLHILLGELLPKTVAIQKTETMALVTSAPIFFFYYLFFPITFFLNGMTTFLLRMIGFKEDSHRIIHSPEELMILIQEQNKQGNIDQEEFQIIQNTFQFSEHLAKDVMTHRLSIVGIPADSQMDGVLSIIAEHHFSRYPVYEGTTDNIVGIVHVQAFLAWLSESKRNKKAKVTTIMQPPIVVPEGMSIEKVLQKLRLAKQHMAIVIDEYGGVSGLLTMEDIVEEVFGEIRDETDDHEIDAVPSHSPDAFDIDGETELDELKEILTGIEEEELNDIRTIAGFILDKVEDMPKEGTEVVIPEGKLTVEKMDGNKIMTVRFTRLSAPSSFAI
- a CDS encoding phosphopantothenoylcysteine decarboxylase → MDKKDILIAVSGSIAAFRACELVRNLTKEGYPVSVIMTENATKFIGPITFEALTGKKVQVDEYEQGMAHIDARNRAAVIAVVPATANIIAKMANGIADDLVTSTYLAAKCPVLVAPAMNPNMFTHPATQRNLARLKEDGVIILDPQEGVVVCGDEGYGKLADVPVMQKKILELYLKTSQ
- a CDS encoding phosphopantothenoylcysteine decarboxylase — encoded protein: MNKYSKIIISSGPTREWIDPVRFISNASSGKMGYCLAQEAAHLVQDIVYIRGLTEPKYSEPKGARVIKVETTLEMRDAVLKEVGSSCILIMAAAPADFRPKNANESKIKKEEGNDTLVLELIKNPDILVSVQEKIQAHNLKDVLRIGFSAETDLLDQNALGKLRKKNLDYIVGNYVGKDSKGFGDLDTSVIIYGKEGSKKEIGPASKETIAKGILEYLDILSKQESIR
- a CDS encoding STAS domain-containing protein; protein product: MAKTEFEGLYIETKKDSVGDKEVLIVIMNGKVTNTNAFEISRKINFVFDEGIYEIILDLSSLEYINSVGVATLLTLIKTVDQHNGKIVIGGLNHFLENVIRLMELPKKVSIYHTLDEAKAVFK